A portion of the Streptomyces sp. YPW6 genome contains these proteins:
- the sph gene encoding sphingomyelin phosphodiesterase, whose protein sequence is MPNTALRRLTGVTLSAALAAVTLAANAPQAAAAETPSLRVLSYNAFLFSKTLYPNWGQDHRAAEIPKTSFFQGNDVVVIQEAFDNGASEALQRNASAQYPYQTPVVGRSKSGWDATGGSYSATTPEDGGVTILSKWPIVRKEQFVFKNACGADWFSNKGFAYAVLNVNGARVHVVGTHAQSTDPGCSAGEAAQMRSRQFKQMDAFLDAKNIPASEQVVVAGDFNVDGHSAEYASFLSDAGLSTPDSRTGHPYSFDTRDNSIASERYPDDPREDLDHVLHRTGHAKPSGWKNDVVKEQSAPWTVSSWGKKYTYTNLSDHYPVIGSGQ, encoded by the coding sequence GTGCCGAACACCGCGCTCCGCCGCCTCACCGGCGTCACCCTGTCCGCCGCGCTCGCCGCCGTCACCCTCGCCGCGAACGCTCCCCAGGCGGCGGCTGCCGAGACCCCGTCGCTGCGGGTGCTCTCGTACAACGCTTTCCTCTTCAGCAAGACGCTCTACCCCAACTGGGGCCAGGACCACCGGGCGGCCGAGATCCCGAAGACGTCGTTCTTCCAGGGCAACGACGTCGTGGTGATCCAGGAGGCCTTCGACAACGGCGCCTCCGAGGCGTTGCAGCGCAACGCCTCCGCCCAGTACCCGTACCAGACCCCGGTGGTCGGCCGGAGCAAGAGCGGCTGGGACGCGACGGGCGGCTCCTACTCGGCGACCACGCCGGAGGACGGCGGCGTCACCATCCTCAGCAAGTGGCCGATCGTCCGCAAGGAGCAGTTCGTCTTCAAGAACGCGTGCGGGGCCGACTGGTTCTCGAACAAGGGCTTCGCCTACGCGGTCCTGAACGTCAACGGCGCCCGGGTCCACGTCGTCGGCACCCACGCCCAGTCGACCGACCCCGGCTGCTCGGCGGGCGAGGCCGCGCAGATGCGCAGCCGGCAGTTCAAGCAGATGGACGCATTCCTCGACGCGAAGAACATCCCGGCCTCCGAACAGGTCGTCGTGGCGGGCGACTTCAACGTCGACGGACACTCGGCGGAGTACGCGTCGTTCCTCTCCGACGCCGGCCTGAGCACCCCGGACTCCCGGACGGGCCACCCGTACTCCTTCGACACCCGCGACAACTCTATAGCGTCCGAGCGCTACCCCGACGACCCGCGCGAGGACCTGGACCACGTGCTGCACCGCACGGGTCACGCCAAGCCGTCGGGCTGGAAGAACGACGTGGTCAAGGAGCAGAGCGCCCCCTGGACGGTGTCCAGCTGGGGCAAGAAGTACACGTACACGAACCTCTCCGACCACTACCCGGTGATCGGCTCCGGCCAGTAG
- a CDS encoding N-formylglutamate amidohydrolase, with the protein MSDLQQPFTLIPGAAGSPVLLHVPHGSRRVPHHVRQGITLDDPALERELDHITDAHTAELAAAAAALAPVAPWRFVNNLSRLVVDPERFPDEREEMLAVGMGAVYTRTTHREQLRPPGDDPSPLLEAYFHPYADAMTEAVEARIAAAGRAVVIDVHSYPTAPLPYELHGTGPRQPVCLGTDPFHTPPGLLAAARAAFGDRFGRGGIGHDTPFAGTYVPLRHYGSDRRVTALMIEIRRDTYMTEPGGPAGPGLEMLAGALAELVGSVTSR; encoded by the coding sequence GTGAGCGACCTCCAGCAGCCCTTCACCCTCATCCCCGGGGCCGCCGGCTCCCCGGTCCTCCTCCACGTACCGCACGGATCCCGCCGCGTCCCCCACCACGTGCGTCAGGGGATCACGTTGGACGACCCCGCCCTGGAGCGCGAGCTCGACCACATCACCGACGCCCACACCGCCGAACTGGCCGCGGCCGCGGCGGCGCTCGCCCCGGTCGCCCCCTGGCGCTTCGTCAACAACCTGTCCCGGCTCGTCGTCGACCCCGAACGCTTCCCGGACGAGCGGGAGGAGATGCTCGCCGTCGGCATGGGCGCGGTCTACACCCGCACCACCCACCGCGAACAGCTCCGCCCGCCGGGGGACGACCCCTCTCCCCTGCTGGAGGCGTACTTCCACCCGTACGCGGACGCCATGACCGAGGCGGTCGAGGCACGCATCGCCGCCGCCGGCCGGGCGGTGGTCATCGACGTCCACTCGTACCCGACCGCGCCGCTCCCCTACGAGCTGCACGGCACCGGCCCTCGCCAGCCCGTCTGCCTGGGCACCGACCCGTTCCACACCCCGCCGGGCCTCCTCGCGGCGGCCAGGGCGGCGTTCGGCGACCGTTTCGGCCGTGGCGGCATCGGGCACGACACCCCGTTCGCCGGTACGTACGTCCCTCTCCGGCACTACGGGTCGGACCGCCGGGTCACCGCGCTGATGATCGAGATCCGCCGCGACACGTACATGACCGAGCCGGGCGGGCCTGCGGGACCGGGCCTGGAGATGCTGGCGGGGGCTCTGGCGGAGCTGGTGGGGAGCGTCACTTCCCGGTGA
- a CDS encoding ribokinase, protein MRDNAPDDRYDLLVVGSANADLVIGVERRPAPGETVLGSDLAVHPGGKGANQALAAARLGARTALLARVGDDDHGRLLLETQRAAGVHTDGVLVGGAPTGVALITVDPSGDNSIVVSPGANGRLTPEDVRAAAPLLAAARVVSVQLEIPLDTVAETVRGRGPDTRLVLNPSPPAPLSEEVLAACDPLVVNEHEARYILGGDAGEGPHDWAPALLALGPRSVVVTLGAAGALVADGRTGSLDHLVSPKVEAVDTTGAGDAFTAALAWRLGRGDDLREAAAFAVRVGAAAVTARGAQESFPTLEEVDAL, encoded by the coding sequence ATGCGCGACAACGCCCCCGACGACCGGTACGACCTGCTGGTCGTCGGGTCGGCCAACGCCGACCTGGTGATCGGCGTCGAGCGCCGCCCCGCCCCCGGCGAGACCGTCCTCGGTTCCGACCTGGCCGTCCACCCCGGCGGCAAGGGCGCCAACCAGGCCCTGGCAGCCGCCCGCCTCGGTGCGAGGACCGCTCTGCTCGCCCGGGTCGGCGACGACGACCACGGACGCCTCCTGCTGGAGACCCAGCGGGCGGCGGGCGTGCACACGGACGGCGTCCTGGTCGGCGGCGCCCCCACCGGCGTCGCTTTGATCACCGTCGACCCCTCGGGCGACAACAGCATCGTGGTCTCCCCGGGAGCCAACGGCCGTCTCACGCCCGAGGACGTCCGGGCGGCGGCCCCGCTGCTGGCCGCCGCCCGGGTGGTCTCCGTACAGCTGGAGATCCCCCTGGACACGGTGGCCGAGACGGTACGCGGCCGGGGGCCGGACACCCGGCTCGTCCTCAACCCGTCGCCGCCCGCCCCGCTCTCCGAGGAGGTGCTCGCCGCGTGCGATCCGCTGGTGGTCAACGAGCACGAGGCGCGGTACATCCTGGGCGGGGACGCGGGGGAGGGGCCGCACGACTGGGCCCCGGCTCTCCTCGCGCTGGGCCCGCGCTCGGTCGTCGTCACCCTGGGCGCCGCCGGGGCCCTGGTCGCGGACGGCCGTACGGGCTCCCTGGACCACCTCGTCAGCCCGAAGGTCGAGGCCGTCGACACGACCGGCGCCGGGGACGCGTTCACGGCGGCCCTCGCCTGGCGCCTCGGCCGCGGCGACGACCTGCGGGAGGCGGCGGCCTTCGCGGTCAGGGTGGGCGCGGCGGCGGTCACCGCCCGCGGGGCGCAGGAGTCGTTCCCGACGCTGGAGGAGGTCGACGCGCTGTGA
- the rbsD gene encoding D-ribose pyranase — protein MKKSGILNRHLAGAIAELGHGDTVLVCDAGLPIPPGPRVVDLAFRAGTPSFAEVLDGLLDELVVEGATAAEEIRDANPAAAALLDTHFPWLESVPHDDLKALTATTRLVVRTGEARPYANVLLRCGVFF, from the coding sequence GTGAAGAAGTCGGGCATCCTCAACCGCCACCTGGCGGGCGCGATCGCCGAACTCGGCCACGGCGACACCGTCCTGGTCTGCGACGCCGGCCTGCCGATCCCGCCCGGCCCCCGCGTCGTCGACCTGGCCTTCCGCGCCGGGACCCCGTCGTTCGCCGAGGTGCTGGACGGCCTGCTCGACGAACTGGTCGTCGAGGGCGCGACGGCCGCCGAGGAGATCCGCGACGCCAACCCGGCGGCCGCGGCGCTCCTGGACACCCACTTCCCCTGGCTGGAGTCGGTCCCGCACGACGACCTCAAGGCGCTCACGGCGACGACCCGCCTGGTGGTCCGCACGGGCGAGGCGCGGCCGTACGCGAACGTGCTGCTGCGGTGCGGGGTGTTCTTCTGA